From Agelaius phoeniceus isolate bAgePho1 chromosome 19, bAgePho1.hap1, whole genome shotgun sequence, a single genomic window includes:
- the TSEN54 gene encoding tRNA-splicing endonuclease subunit Sen54 isoform X2: MRGPRSTAEQPERQAPRSPRGQKHFLPDGSAGQAERLRRCGEEQWRLLCEERPERPGNLVKAEWKPEQGIVELKSPAGKFWHTMGFSERGKQCLLPEEALYLLECGSVQLFYRDVPLSIQEAYETLLCQEAMSLSHYQVFSHLKQLGYIVLRFDPSTVLSPYERQLNLEGHCKSSGKHHCKRRRSSSPRLHEKKHKVDEDLPEAEGTSSKDGDDYGDSIPVDEKPLSVQPKESDDGSAEGESMPVPLDTGQKDSLSFSSRQAGDHKDNSTGTHAPRWDFTTITFPNIASDQPCTHLPSPDSRLLPENVPGREVDAASWCTQINQKQEKLTRKERKQRERESRYKSSVNADQEVRCCSNWQEYKALLEQRRQQRAWKRPSHLWNQAVTPLLRPEEVTSPAELLQQISVLQPSHILDGASWLQEDREAMKIDFNVYQADAVSKFKKTNPGKPHVRMCVRSFDEQIPSLRALKQVTYLSGDVPLVFALVDHGEITFYSLKEFKLPVDVYH, translated from the exons ATGAGGGGGCCGAGGAG CACGGCGGAGCAGCCGGAGCGCCAGGCCCCGCGGAGCCCCCGCGGGCAGAAGCATTTCCTCCCCGACGGCTCTGCCGGGCAGGCCGAGAGGCTGCGGCGCTGCGGCGAGGAGCAGTGGCGGCTGCTCTGCGAGGAGCGCCCGGAGCGGCC GGGGAATCTGGTGAAGGCTGAGTGGAAACCAGAACAGGGCATCGTGGAGCTGAAGTCCCCTGCG GGAAAGTTCTGGCACACCATGGGGTTCTCAGAACGAGGCAAGCAATGTCTGCTGCCCGAGGAAGCTCTGTACCTGCTGGAGTGT ggctctgtccagCTCTTTTACAGAGATGTGCCCCTGTCAATCCAGGAAGCCTACGAGACCCTGTTGTGCCAGGAGGCAATGAGCCTGTCACATTACCAG GTGTTCAGCCACTTGAAGCAACTGGGTTATATTGTACTGAGATTCGATCCCAG CACTGTCCTGTCTCCCTATGAGAGGCAGCTGAACTTGGAAGGtcactgcaagagctctgggaagcaCCATTgcaagaggaggaggagttCCAGCCCCCG GTTGCATGAGAAGAAACATAAAGTAGATGAGGACCTTCCAGAAGCTGAAGGGACCTCCAGCAAAGATGGAGATGACTATGGAGACTCCATTCCTGTGGATGAAAAGCCCTTGTCAGTGCAGCCAAAGGAATCAGATGATGGCAGTGCAGAGGGGGAGTCAATGCCAGTTCCTCTTGATACTGGACAAAAGGACTCTCTGAGCTTCTCCAGCAGGCAGGCTGGAGACCACAAGGACAACAGCACTGGCACCCATGCACCCCGCTGGGATTTTACCACCATCACCTTTCCCAACATAGCCTCAGACCAGCCATGCACACATCTGCCCTCCCCTGACAGCAGGCTCCTGCCAGAGAACGTGCCAGGCAGGGAGGTGGATGCAGCTTCCTGGTGCACACAGATCAACCAGAAACAGGAGAAGCTGACGCGGAAGGAGAGGAAGCAGCGCGAGAGGGAGAGCAGGTACAAGAGCAGTGTCAATGCCGACCAGGAGGTGAGGTGCTGCTCCAACTGGCAGGAGTACAAAGCCCTCTtggagcagaggaggcagcagagggCTTGGAAGCGACCGTCGCACCTCTGGAACCAAGCTGTCACACCACTGCTGCGGCCAGAAGAAGTGACCTCGCCAG CTGAGCTCCTCCAGCAGATCAGTGTGCTGCAGCCCTCCCACATCCTGGATGGAGCCTCCTG gctgcaggaggACCGAGAGGCCATGAAGATAGACTTCAACGTGTACCAAGCAGACGCTGTGTCCAAGTTTAAGAAGACAAACCCTGGGAAGCCCCATGTCAGGATGTGTGTTCGGAG cTTTGATGAGCAGATCCCCTCCCTGCGGGCTTTGAAGCAGGTGACGTATCTGAGTGGGGACGTCCCTCTGGTCTTTGCACTGGTGGATCATGGAGAAATCACCTTCTATTCACTGAAGGAGTTCAAGCTGCCCGTTGATGTTTATCACTGA
- the TSEN54 gene encoding tRNA-splicing endonuclease subunit Sen54 isoform X1, with product MEAGGSRCLSTAEQPERQAPRSPRGQKHFLPDGSAGQAERLRRCGEEQWRLLCEERPERPGNLVKAEWKPEQGIVELKSPAGKFWHTMGFSERGKQCLLPEEALYLLECGSVQLFYRDVPLSIQEAYETLLCQEAMSLSHYQVFSHLKQLGYIVLRFDPSTVLSPYERQLNLEGHCKSSGKHHCKRRRSSSPRLHEKKHKVDEDLPEAEGTSSKDGDDYGDSIPVDEKPLSVQPKESDDGSAEGESMPVPLDTGQKDSLSFSSRQAGDHKDNSTGTHAPRWDFTTITFPNIASDQPCTHLPSPDSRLLPENVPGREVDAASWCTQINQKQEKLTRKERKQRERESRYKSSVNADQEVRCCSNWQEYKALLEQRRQQRAWKRPSHLWNQAVTPLLRPEEVTSPAELLQQISVLQPSHILDGASWLQEDREAMKIDFNVYQADAVSKFKKTNPGKPHVRMCVRSFDEQIPSLRALKQVTYLSGDVPLVFALVDHGEITFYSLKEFKLPVDVYH from the exons ATGGAGGCCGGCGGGTCCCGCTGCCTCAG CACGGCGGAGCAGCCGGAGCGCCAGGCCCCGCGGAGCCCCCGCGGGCAGAAGCATTTCCTCCCCGACGGCTCTGCCGGGCAGGCCGAGAGGCTGCGGCGCTGCGGCGAGGAGCAGTGGCGGCTGCTCTGCGAGGAGCGCCCGGAGCGGCC GGGGAATCTGGTGAAGGCTGAGTGGAAACCAGAACAGGGCATCGTGGAGCTGAAGTCCCCTGCG GGAAAGTTCTGGCACACCATGGGGTTCTCAGAACGAGGCAAGCAATGTCTGCTGCCCGAGGAAGCTCTGTACCTGCTGGAGTGT ggctctgtccagCTCTTTTACAGAGATGTGCCCCTGTCAATCCAGGAAGCCTACGAGACCCTGTTGTGCCAGGAGGCAATGAGCCTGTCACATTACCAG GTGTTCAGCCACTTGAAGCAACTGGGTTATATTGTACTGAGATTCGATCCCAG CACTGTCCTGTCTCCCTATGAGAGGCAGCTGAACTTGGAAGGtcactgcaagagctctgggaagcaCCATTgcaagaggaggaggagttCCAGCCCCCG GTTGCATGAGAAGAAACATAAAGTAGATGAGGACCTTCCAGAAGCTGAAGGGACCTCCAGCAAAGATGGAGATGACTATGGAGACTCCATTCCTGTGGATGAAAAGCCCTTGTCAGTGCAGCCAAAGGAATCAGATGATGGCAGTGCAGAGGGGGAGTCAATGCCAGTTCCTCTTGATACTGGACAAAAGGACTCTCTGAGCTTCTCCAGCAGGCAGGCTGGAGACCACAAGGACAACAGCACTGGCACCCATGCACCCCGCTGGGATTTTACCACCATCACCTTTCCCAACATAGCCTCAGACCAGCCATGCACACATCTGCCCTCCCCTGACAGCAGGCTCCTGCCAGAGAACGTGCCAGGCAGGGAGGTGGATGCAGCTTCCTGGTGCACACAGATCAACCAGAAACAGGAGAAGCTGACGCGGAAGGAGAGGAAGCAGCGCGAGAGGGAGAGCAGGTACAAGAGCAGTGTCAATGCCGACCAGGAGGTGAGGTGCTGCTCCAACTGGCAGGAGTACAAAGCCCTCTtggagcagaggaggcagcagagggCTTGGAAGCGACCGTCGCACCTCTGGAACCAAGCTGTCACACCACTGCTGCGGCCAGAAGAAGTGACCTCGCCAG CTGAGCTCCTCCAGCAGATCAGTGTGCTGCAGCCCTCCCACATCCTGGATGGAGCCTCCTG gctgcaggaggACCGAGAGGCCATGAAGATAGACTTCAACGTGTACCAAGCAGACGCTGTGTCCAAGTTTAAGAAGACAAACCCTGGGAAGCCCCATGTCAGGATGTGTGTTCGGAG cTTTGATGAGCAGATCCCCTCCCTGCGGGCTTTGAAGCAGGTGACGTATCTGAGTGGGGACGTCCCTCTGGTCTTTGCACTGGTGGATCATGGAGAAATCACCTTCTATTCACTGAAGGAGTTCAAGCTGCCCGTTGATGTTTATCACTGA